From Pseudoalteromonas viridis, the proteins below share one genomic window:
- a CDS encoding MipA/OmpV family protein: MIKLLSAVLLCLTQQAFAEQSVTNQEEDWLEDNGLEWQLSIGAFYVDMALPELIGADNSPAPPTLRADIKLQYKNFYLVTYSGDFFGGSDLGYQFIQEEEWGLDFIYGSYQLAFTETGYFDTNDPVVKELEGIRDRDPDQSLGVAYYRTVGDYLAVAELVYDVFGDTNGWVFHLEATRNFELRNWDLWLNFGANYYSSNFNNYFYGVTEQERNDYLTPYEPGSGASAFVQAQLSYPIAEDWEFSAGLSFLVGSSEAKDSPLLESNYARVLFSGVKYVF, encoded by the coding sequence ATGATAAAGCTACTTTCTGCTGTGCTGCTTTGCCTGACGCAACAGGCTTTCGCTGAGCAAAGCGTTACGAATCAGGAAGAGGATTGGCTGGAAGACAATGGACTTGAATGGCAGTTGAGCATAGGTGCTTTTTATGTCGACATGGCACTGCCTGAGCTAATTGGCGCCGACAACTCTCCGGCACCACCTACCTTGCGAGCTGATATAAAACTACAGTACAAAAACTTTTATCTGGTGACTTACTCCGGTGACTTTTTTGGTGGATCTGATTTAGGATATCAATTCATTCAGGAGGAAGAGTGGGGCCTGGATTTCATCTATGGCAGTTATCAACTCGCTTTTACCGAAACCGGTTACTTCGACACCAATGATCCTGTTGTTAAAGAGTTAGAAGGCATTAGAGACAGAGATCCGGATCAATCGCTGGGGGTCGCCTATTATCGCACTGTGGGTGATTACCTGGCTGTGGCTGAGCTAGTCTATGATGTATTCGGCGATACTAATGGCTGGGTGTTCCACCTAGAGGCAACGCGCAACTTTGAACTGCGCAACTGGGATCTGTGGCTTAATTTTGGCGCCAATTACTATTCAAGCAACTTTAATAACTATTTTTATGGTGTGACTGAGCAAGAACGCAATGATTATCTGACGCCTTATGAGCCCGGCAGTGGTGCATCGGCGTTTGTTCAGGCACAGCTAAGCTACCCAATAGCAGAAGACTGGGAGTTCAGTGCGGGTCTGTCATTCCTAGTTGGGTCTAGTGAAGCAAAAGACAGTCCACTGCTCGAATCTAACTATGCCAGAGTGCTGTTTAGTGGAGTGAAATATGTATTTTAA
- a CDS encoding DUF3019 domain-containing protein, with product MYFKFTSAMTIGVFCMASAAHAAVNDDRKGILQVAPNKCVALHEGRTCYADVTFSISAPQVGDYCIRDSNSKKILQCWANVSHFEYLLAFGSAQSVSYELISKSKRDVLAVTTINVNWVHKVRNKKRRWQRLF from the coding sequence ATGTATTTTAAATTCACTTCAGCGATGACTATCGGCGTGTTTTGCATGGCCTCTGCGGCGCATGCAGCAGTAAACGACGATAGGAAAGGGATATTACAGGTTGCACCAAATAAGTGTGTTGCGTTGCACGAAGGAAGAACTTGCTACGCTGATGTGACGTTTTCAATTTCTGCGCCGCAAGTAGGGGATTATTGCATTAGAGACAGCAACTCGAAAAAGATTTTGCAGTGCTGGGCAAATGTGAGCCACTTCGAGTACCTGCTGGCTTTTGGCTCAGCACAAAGCGTCAGCTATGAGTTGATATCTAAATCGAAGCGTGATGTCCTGGCCGTGACAACCATTAACGTCAATTGGGTTCATAAGGTACGCAATAAAAAACGCCGCTGGCAGCGCTTGTTTTAG
- a CDS encoding globin — protein MSISPYQYQLLNQSFTTLKPNFHCFCVSFYNQLKQHKVTMALPESERHMLSLEYRLHDFMQQCLMHLPRQQELTRFLRHQSILIASLAPSVKDISVFCNSLLEVLKLHLGAQFTLAVRNAWKRALHVFANILKSELFGISNVVELARFRSQTRARLRT, from the coding sequence ATGAGTATTTCACCTTATCAGTACCAGTTATTAAATCAGTCTTTCACGACCCTGAAGCCAAACTTTCATTGCTTCTGTGTCAGCTTTTACAATCAATTAAAACAACACAAGGTCACCATGGCGCTGCCTGAGTCCGAACGCCATATGCTGTCGCTGGAGTATCGCTTGCATGATTTTATGCAGCAATGCCTGATGCATTTGCCCCGCCAGCAAGAGCTGACGCGTTTCCTGCGCCATCAGAGTATCCTGATTGCTTCTTTGGCCCCTTCAGTGAAGGACATCAGTGTATTTTGTAATAGTTTGCTTGAAGTCCTGAAACTTCATTTGGGCGCGCAATTTACCCTGGCCGTACGTAATGCCTGGAAACGTGCGTTACATGTATTTGCTAACATTCTGAAATCCGAACTGTTTGGCATTTCGAATGTGGTGGAGCTAGCACGCTTTCGGAGTCAGACAAGGGCCCGCTTACGCACTTGA
- a CDS encoding delta-class carbonic anhydrase, which produces MKKALIGVSMTALTLLSFNTLANSCDGFGPQTPRDIDQLHGENKRVFSLAPPASEMNLCNIHFHKNAEHKAKDFSVFAGNGKYGGYQCNATSSLTEAELRAPKGKVCKNVKPGDTIEVHWVHSSCDVAPGKGLGSCLSNECANPDLRVETQVFLVVNDEDALDFNDLSYDGNIVNGYHQAKYIPQTTGKPVEFLGSTTGPSYNDKQCSPLQVTWSVRPACAKVDINSLAQWCEDNVFEEDHAHGVRQLVTDPKLLAPIK; this is translated from the coding sequence ATGAAAAAGGCATTAATTGGCGTCTCGATGACAGCGCTAACACTACTATCCTTTAATACCCTTGCGAATAGCTGCGACGGCTTTGGCCCGCAAACTCCCCGTGATATCGACCAGCTGCATGGTGAAAATAAGCGGGTATTTTCGCTTGCTCCCCCGGCCAGTGAAATGAACCTGTGTAACATCCACTTCCATAAAAACGCAGAGCACAAAGCAAAAGATTTTTCGGTATTTGCAGGTAATGGTAAGTACGGAGGCTATCAGTGTAATGCCACCAGCAGCCTGACCGAGGCCGAGTTGCGGGCACCCAAAGGCAAGGTCTGTAAAAACGTGAAGCCAGGTGACACCATAGAGGTACACTGGGTGCACAGCTCATGTGATGTTGCGCCCGGCAAAGGCCTGGGGTCTTGTTTAAGTAATGAATGTGCCAATCCGGACTTACGCGTTGAGACCCAGGTTTTTCTGGTTGTGAATGACGAAGACGCGCTGGACTTTAATGACTTAAGCTATGATGGTAACATAGTCAATGGCTATCATCAGGCCAAATACATCCCGCAAACGACCGGTAAGCCTGTAGAGTTTCTCGGTTCAACCACAGGGCCCAGTTATAACGACAAACAGTGTTCGCCGCTTCAGGTTACCTGGAGTGTCAGGCCCGCCTGCGCCAAGGTTGATATCAACAGCCTGGCCCAGTGGTGTGAGGACAACGTCTTTGAAGAAGACCACGCCCATGGTGTCAGACAACTGGTCACCGACCCGAAGCTACTTGCCCCTATTAAGTAA
- the rimP gene encoding ribosome maturation factor RimP, protein MTKLEQELTTMLEPAVEACGFELLGLEVMQAGRHSTLRIYIDHENGINVDNCADVSRQVSAILDVEDPITNEYNLEVSSPGVDRPLFKQAHYEQAVGEEVRLRTKLPQEGRRNFKGDLVAVNGDMITLTVDGQEHHLMLSNIERANIIAKF, encoded by the coding sequence GTGACAAAACTCGAGCAAGAATTAACAACTATGTTAGAGCCGGCTGTTGAAGCCTGTGGCTTCGAGTTGCTCGGTCTGGAAGTGATGCAAGCCGGTCGCCACTCGACATTGCGCATCTACATTGACCATGAAAATGGCATCAATGTGGACAATTGTGCCGATGTGAGCCGTCAGGTGAGTGCCATTTTGGATGTCGAGGACCCCATTACAAACGAATACAACCTGGAAGTGTCTTCACCTGGTGTAGACAGACCATTATTCAAACAAGCTCATTATGAGCAGGCAGTGGGCGAAGAAGTGCGTTTGCGTACTAAGCTTCCTCAGGAAGGTCGCCGTAACTTTAAAGGCGACTTAGTTGCAGTTAATGGCGATATGATCACGCTAACCGTCGATGGCCAGGAGCATCACCTTATGCTCAGCAACATCGAGCGCGCGAACATCATCGCAAAATTTTAA
- the nusA gene encoding transcription termination factor NusA: protein MAKEILLVAEAVSNEKAVPREKIFEALEFALATATKKKHDGEIEVRVSIDRKTGEYDTFRRWMVVNPQEDGSLENPYAEITFEAAQVEEPEIQLGDYVEEQIESIQFDRITTQMAKQVIVQKVREAERALIVDAYKDQEGELVTGVVKKASRDTVVLDLGNNAEAVIYREDMLPRESFRPGDRVRGLLYAVKPEARGAQLFVTRSKPEMLMELFRIEVPEIGEEMIELKGAARDPGSRAKIAVKSNDKRIDPVGACVGMRGARVQAVSTELGGERVDIVLYDDNPAQFVINAMAPAEVASIVMDEDTRTMEIAVEADNLAQAIGRNGQNVRLASQLTGWELNVMTVEDMERKSAEESDKLINLFTEALDIDDDFATLLINEGFSTLEEVAYVPVAEFLEINGLDEDTVEELRKRAKDALTTKALRDEESLEGAEPAEDLLNLEGLDRHLAFVMASKGVITLEDLAEQGIDELVEITELSEQQAGDLIMAARNICWFGEQ, encoded by the coding sequence ATGGCAAAAGAAATACTATTGGTTGCAGAAGCTGTTTCCAATGAAAAAGCAGTCCCAAGAGAAAAGATTTTTGAAGCATTAGAGTTCGCACTAGCGACGGCCACCAAAAAGAAACACGATGGTGAGATCGAAGTACGCGTATCTATTGACCGTAAAACGGGCGAGTATGACACGTTCCGTCGTTGGATGGTGGTTAACCCACAAGAAGATGGCTCACTGGAAAACCCGTATGCAGAGATCACATTTGAAGCGGCTCAGGTAGAAGAGCCTGAGATCCAGCTGGGTGACTATGTTGAAGAGCAAATTGAATCAATTCAGTTTGACCGCATCACAACGCAGATGGCTAAACAGGTTATCGTACAGAAAGTACGTGAAGCCGAGCGTGCGTTGATTGTTGACGCCTACAAAGATCAGGAAGGCGAGCTGGTTACCGGTGTAGTTAAAAAAGCATCACGCGACACGGTAGTACTGGACTTGGGTAATAACGCAGAAGCCGTTATTTATCGTGAAGACATGCTGCCACGTGAAAGCTTCCGTCCGGGCGACCGTGTACGTGGCCTGCTTTACGCGGTTAAACCAGAAGCGCGTGGTGCACAGCTGTTTGTAACACGCTCTAAGCCTGAAATGCTGATGGAACTTTTCCGTATTGAAGTACCAGAAATCGGCGAAGAGATGATCGAGCTCAAAGGTGCAGCGCGTGATCCGGGATCGCGTGCTAAAATTGCGGTAAAATCAAATGATAAACGCATCGACCCTGTCGGCGCGTGTGTTGGTATGCGCGGTGCGCGTGTACAGGCTGTGTCTACCGAATTAGGTGGCGAGCGTGTTGATATCGTGCTGTACGATGACAACCCGGCTCAGTTTGTGATCAACGCAATGGCGCCAGCAGAAGTAGCATCGATCGTGATGGATGAAGACACGCGTACGATGGAAATCGCGGTAGAAGCCGACAACCTGGCGCAGGCGATTGGTCGTAACGGTCAGAACGTACGTCTTGCCAGCCAATTGACGGGTTGGGAACTGAACGTGATGACAGTGGAAGACATGGAGCGTAAGAGCGCAGAAGAGTCTGACAAACTGATCAACCTGTTCACCGAAGCGCTGGATATCGATGATGACTTCGCAACGTTACTGATCAACGAAGGCTTCTCAACACTTGAGGAAGTGGCCTACGTACCAGTTGCAGAGTTCCTGGAAATCAATGGTCTGGACGAAGACACAGTGGAAGAGCTGCGTAAGCGTGCAAAAGATGCATTGACGACCAAAGCGTTACGTGACGAAGAAAGCCTTGAAGGGGCTGAGCCTGCGGAAGATCTGCTGAACCTGGAAGGGTTGGATCGTCACCTGGCATTCGTGATGGCCAGCAAAGGCGTCATCACGCTGGAAGACCTGGCTGAGCAAGGCATTGACGAATTAGTCGAAATCACTGAATTATCTGAACAACAGGCGGGTGACTTGATCATGGCCGCACGTAATATTTGTTGGTTTGGTGAGCAATAG